In one window of Poriferisphaera corsica DNA:
- a CDS encoding bifunctional folylpolyglutamate synthase/dihydrofolate synthase, giving the protein MPTTTASKNKSSRAASTSSSASKNPNNVKVLPASQITNYTTALRWLYDHVDYERMRLINYNEDTFKLERMRKLLDLLGNPHEMLQCVQVAGTKGKGSTCAMLASMLQNCGYTVGLYSSPHLIDLRERITIDGNMVSYPDCADIFKRIASVEKALGKDLPTFFEIMTAAALCYFADECVDIVVLETGLGGRLDCTTVCDTLVTGITQISKDHTNLLGNKLTDIAKEKAGTFKQSIPAVSVPQSEEVTDVLKQCAEENSTPLQFTGEDIDFSFRFEANRELGPHTRVCVTTETSKFEHLPVPLQGEHQSLNCGLALAMIDKLKNHGFNLPEEKVIEGLAKTKLPGRMELVHPMPRVIIDGAHNAASIKALIKALGAHIAYDSLVLVFGCGQDKDINGMLQEVALGADKVIFTRAKHNPRAVDAEDLMSDFTEMSGKMAQCAPKLEDALRLASRAVSREDIIVVAGSFYLAGEARKFFLDLAGKKNKK; this is encoded by the coding sequence ATGCCAACGACTACTGCCTCGAAGAATAAATCGTCGCGCGCGGCATCCACCAGCTCAAGCGCTTCTAAAAATCCCAATAACGTCAAAGTCCTCCCAGCATCACAGATTACGAACTATACAACTGCCCTGCGTTGGCTCTACGACCACGTAGATTATGAACGCATGCGTCTGATCAACTACAACGAAGACACTTTTAAGCTTGAACGTATGCGCAAGCTGTTGGACCTTTTGGGCAATCCGCATGAAATGCTGCAATGCGTCCAAGTAGCGGGTACCAAGGGCAAAGGCTCGACCTGTGCGATGCTTGCCTCAATGCTTCAAAACTGTGGCTACACCGTTGGCCTCTACTCCTCACCCCATCTGATTGATCTTCGCGAGCGAATCACAATTGACGGGAATATGGTTTCCTATCCGGACTGTGCCGATATTTTCAAGCGTATTGCATCGGTCGAGAAGGCATTAGGCAAAGACCTGCCAACGTTCTTTGAAATCATGACCGCTGCCGCATTGTGCTACTTCGCGGATGAATGCGTTGACATTGTTGTTTTGGAGACAGGGCTCGGCGGCCGACTGGACTGCACGACTGTTTGCGACACACTTGTCACAGGTATCACGCAGATTTCCAAGGATCACACAAACCTACTTGGAAACAAGCTGACAGATATTGCCAAAGAAAAAGCGGGTACATTCAAACAAAGTATCCCAGCAGTCTCTGTGCCTCAATCTGAGGAAGTGACCGATGTTTTAAAGCAATGCGCAGAAGAAAATAGTACACCGCTTCAGTTTACGGGCGAAGATATTGACTTTTCGTTTCGTTTCGAGGCTAACCGCGAGTTAGGCCCTCATACACGTGTTTGCGTGACAACGGAAACATCTAAATTCGAACACCTGCCAGTTCCACTTCAGGGCGAGCATCAGTCTCTCAACTGCGGCCTCGCGTTGGCGATGATCGATAAACTGAAAAATCACGGTTTCAATCTTCCTGAGGAAAAGGTCATTGAAGGCCTTGCAAAAACCAAACTCCCGGGACGTATGGAACTTGTTCACCCCATGCCGCGTGTGATTATTGATGGCGCACACAATGCTGCTTCAATTAAAGCACTCATCAAAGCACTCGGGGCACATATTGCCTATGACTCGTTGGTACTAGTCTTCGGCTGCGGCCAAGATAAAGACATCAACGGGATGCTACAGGAAGTCGCTCTTGGCGCGGACAAAGTCATTTTCACACGAGCCAAACACAATCCACGTGCTGTTGATGCAGAAGACCTGATGTCAGACTTTACAGAGATGTCTGGTAAGATGGCTCAATGTGCTCCAAAGCTTGAAGATGCACTTCGACTTGCCTCTCGTGCAGTATCACGTGAAGACATTATCGTCGTTGCCGGTTCTTTCTATCTGGCTGGTGAAGCACGCAAGTTCTTCCTTGATCTGGCTGGCAAGAAAAACAAAAAGTAG
- a CDS encoding PEP-CTERM sorting domain-containing protein has protein sequence MLKQVCSVCSCAIAISIATPVQADIVEGSFAGGSFWADSPGSWFGMGNSTAISGTVQFNSDEIFDNVASNNKSVILIGDYFTQPGFNFNLNMGNLALTDSHIAFKDQQNSATLQFGVTGSTWKFEGLFAQLDFNSSGKAYRLEQSGFTWEVKERNSDGTTTLKPVLVSGFWNYGQLNITNLNKPKPIADAGGDYVWTASDFFLSLDGSGSNSPDPDPVLYVDEYQWTMGGNEYSGVNPQLGTFDVDFQSTTDSVDITLDVKDSFGVWSEASDTATISYQNADPIIDAFTAVNTDEGLALGVEFSDVDLNAMFNFMTPGFESHDVEFTYAGQLLGEDASVILDQKQLLAIFGDSDDYEITVTVTDRAGVSVSDSMLVSVVVPEPASLALMGLAGLMVMRRKRA, from the coding sequence ATGCTAAAACAAGTATGCAGTGTTTGTAGCTGTGCTATTGCGATATCGATCGCGACACCAGTGCAAGCTGATATCGTGGAGGGTTCGTTTGCAGGTGGCTCATTCTGGGCGGATTCGCCCGGTAGCTGGTTTGGGATGGGCAATAGCACAGCCATCTCCGGCACAGTCCAGTTCAACAGCGATGAAATTTTCGACAACGTGGCAAGCAATAACAAGAGCGTCATCCTCATTGGCGACTACTTCACGCAGCCCGGCTTCAATTTTAATCTGAATATGGGCAATCTGGCGCTGACCGACAGCCATATCGCTTTCAAAGATCAGCAGAATTCCGCGACGCTCCAATTCGGTGTGACTGGCTCAACTTGGAAATTTGAGGGCCTGTTTGCACAACTCGACTTCAACTCTTCAGGTAAAGCGTATCGCCTTGAGCAATCTGGTTTCACATGGGAGGTCAAAGAACGTAACTCTGATGGCACCACGACCCTCAAGCCGGTTCTCGTTTCGGGCTTCTGGAACTACGGCCAGCTTAATATCACGAATCTCAACAAGCCGAAGCCAATCGCGGATGCAGGTGGCGATTACGTATGGACTGCTAGCGACTTTTTTCTCAGCCTAGATGGTTCTGGCTCAAACAGCCCCGATCCAGATCCAGTCCTTTATGTTGACGAATACCAGTGGACGATGGGTGGCAATGAGTACAGTGGCGTTAACCCGCAACTCGGCACGTTCGATGTTGATTTCCAAAGCACGACAGATTCCGTTGATATCACGCTCGACGTGAAGGATTCATTTGGTGTTTGGAGTGAGGCAAGTGATACTGCGACGATCTCGTATCAAAATGCGGACCCGATCATTGATGCGTTTACCGCGGTGAATACAGATGAAGGCTTGGCGCTTGGCGTTGAGTTTAGTGATGTGGATCTGAACGCGATGTTTAATTTCATGACGCCCGGCTTCGAGTCGCATGACGTGGAATTTACCTACGCAGGTCAATTGCTTGGTGAAGATGCTTCTGTAATCTTGGATCAAAAACAATTGCTCGCAATTTTTGGCGATAGCGATGACTACGAAATTACCGTGACGGTGACCGATCGGGCAGGCGTATCCGTCAGTGATTCGATGTTGGTGTCGGTGGTGGTTCCTGAGCCGGCCAGCCTTGCGTTGATGGGTTTGGCAGGATTAATGGTCATGCGGCGTAAGCGTGCGTGA
- the serS gene encoding serine--tRNA ligase has translation MIDIKEFRSNPDKFRKAAADKHIGVDVDALIKLDDEYRELFSKQQLLTAEKNQIGKQIGQIAGRLKKASDDEKADLQKQMKDLQARPSEIKKEEQQLTERIQAIEPERKDLLLRVPQPQADDVPLGKDDAENVELRKVGEIPTFDFEPKDHVALGADLGMIDVERGVKIAGSRSYYLTGAGALLHQAILRMSYDMMVFEKGFTPQNVPLLVREHAMEGTGYLPMGRDQAYEMKEEDPTAFLVGTSEVSLTAYHMDEMVDRKDLPLKTVAMSTCFRREAGTYGKDTHGLYRIHQFDKVEQVVICENDEETSKKFHDEILQNSEEILQRLGLPYRVVYVCSGDLGMGQVAKYDIETWMPSRESYGETHSASRFYDFQARRLNLRYRDEEGKVQICHTLNNTVIASPRILIPVMEMYQNEDGSITVPECLRPYMGGMTKIEKKS, from the coding sequence ATGATCGATATCAAAGAATTTCGCAGTAATCCGGACAAATTCCGCAAAGCCGCCGCTGATAAGCATATTGGCGTGGATGTTGACGCGCTGATCAAACTTGACGATGAATATCGCGAGCTTTTCTCCAAGCAGCAGTTGCTGACCGCTGAGAAAAATCAGATCGGCAAGCAGATCGGCCAAATTGCAGGCCGCCTCAAAAAAGCCTCCGATGATGAAAAAGCAGACCTTCAAAAACAAATGAAGGACCTCCAAGCTCGTCCATCCGAAATTAAGAAAGAAGAGCAGCAACTCACCGAACGCATCCAAGCCATCGAGCCTGAGCGTAAAGACTTGCTCCTCCGTGTACCGCAGCCACAAGCTGACGACGTTCCGCTTGGCAAAGATGATGCTGAGAACGTTGAACTCCGCAAAGTTGGCGAGATCCCAACCTTCGACTTCGAGCCAAAAGATCACGTCGCTCTTGGCGCTGACCTCGGCATGATCGACGTCGAACGCGGCGTCAAAATCGCGGGCTCACGTTCATACTATCTCACCGGTGCAGGCGCTCTACTTCACCAAGCCATCCTTCGCATGTCTTACGACATGATGGTTTTCGAGAAAGGCTTCACCCCGCAAAACGTGCCACTGCTCGTTCGTGAACACGCAATGGAAGGTACCGGCTACCTCCCGATGGGCCGCGATCAGGCATACGAAATGAAAGAGGAAGACCCAACCGCTTTCCTCGTAGGCACGTCCGAAGTTTCGCTCACCGCTTATCACATGGACGAGATGGTGGATCGTAAAGATTTGCCGCTCAAGACCGTTGCGATGTCCACCTGTTTCCGTCGCGAAGCCGGTACCTACGGCAAGGACACCCACGGCCTCTACCGTATCCACCAATTCGACAAAGTCGAACAAGTCGTCATCTGCGAAAACGATGAGGAAACCTCCAAAAAATTCCACGACGAAATCCTTCAGAACTCTGAAGAAATCCTCCAACGGCTCGGCCTCCCATACCGTGTCGTCTACGTCTGCTCAGGCGACCTCGGCATGGGCCAAGTTGCTAAGTACGACATCGAAACATGGATGCCTTCACGCGAGTCCTACGGCGAAACCCACTCCGCATCACGCTTCTACGATTTTCAAGCCCGCCGTCTCAACCTTCGTTACCGCGATGAAGAGGGCAAAGTTCAAATTTGCCACACCCTCAACAACACCGTGATCGCTTCGCCACGTATCTTGATCCCTGTGATGGAGATGTACCAAAATGAAGACGGATCGATCACCGTCCCCGAATGCTTGAGGCCTTACATGGGCGGCATGACCAAGATTGAAAAGAAAAGCTGA
- a CDS encoding phosphodiester glycosidase family protein: protein MRCQHLSTSLVAVVALLAITSTSFAWETSNPFEGVTYNKLREKDVHPILGWHTSHLSVDVFEIDMDANGISLTSTPSNGSALGETNRQTTLNFMKASNTEIAFNTSYFYTQTDGGNNNHGILASDGDLISPWGTEFPFTVWPAINITSDNNVELVTENGKNIFDYHNAVTGSAVILHNGNVIGDPNSGIHPRTSIGYNEVDNKLIVMAVDGRSSSSYGVRLSHLGTLMKNFGATWAINLDGGGSTQLTMDNGTAHYVNTPSDKYRAVGANMGVHANVDNTYTEIANFEHNNQGNFNSALTLSGSNINLSGSSNYLITTDSAAIGHASVKLELNKNNDDSGFFCRFLSGGGAAPNNTKYAADGFLGIWAKTNDADQQIAIAIDEGSDLEKSIKQDLIADGQWHYYEWQLDDNSNWENFVGNGEIDNATFSIDSILLYGEQNSTVYLDHLAHDTDESMVIPEPATITFLSLAAITFLRRSQK from the coding sequence ATGAGATGCCAGCACTTATCAACTAGCCTTGTTGCTGTTGTTGCATTATTAGCGATCACTTCAACATCTTTTGCTTGGGAAACAAGCAACCCTTTCGAAGGCGTTACCTACAATAAGCTTCGTGAAAAAGATGTGCATCCCATACTCGGTTGGCACACCAGTCATCTATCTGTTGATGTCTTTGAAATTGATATGGACGCCAATGGTATCTCATTAACTTCTACGCCTTCCAACGGATCCGCGCTCGGCGAAACGAATCGGCAGACCACGCTCAACTTCATGAAAGCCTCTAACACTGAAATTGCATTCAATACCTCCTATTTCTATACACAAACAGACGGCGGCAATAATAATCACGGTATTCTTGCCTCCGATGGCGATCTCATCTCTCCATGGGGGACCGAATTCCCCTTCACCGTTTGGCCAGCCATCAATATCACCTCCGACAATAATGTTGAACTTGTGACGGAAAATGGCAAGAATATTTTCGACTACCATAATGCAGTTACAGGTTCCGCGGTTATCCTACACAACGGCAACGTAATCGGTGACCCAAACTCTGGTATTCATCCTCGTACATCAATCGGTTACAACGAAGTGGATAACAAGCTCATCGTGATGGCTGTCGATGGTCGCAGTTCCTCATCCTACGGCGTACGCCTTTCGCACCTTGGCACACTCATGAAAAACTTCGGTGCAACTTGGGCCATCAATCTTGATGGCGGTGGTTCCACTCAACTGACGATGGACAACGGAACCGCGCATTACGTCAATACACCTTCAGACAAATATCGGGCCGTCGGCGCAAATATGGGTGTTCATGCCAACGTTGATAACACCTATACCGAAATCGCAAACTTCGAGCATAACAACCAAGGCAATTTTAATTCGGCGCTTACTCTCTCCGGATCAAACATTAACCTTTCAGGCTCCTCCAATTATCTAATTACAACCGACAGCGCCGCCATTGGGCACGCTTCAGTTAAATTAGAACTGAATAAGAACAATGATGATTCCGGCTTTTTCTGCCGGTTCCTCTCTGGTGGTGGCGCCGCACCAAATAACACAAAGTATGCAGCCGATGGCTTCCTCGGTATTTGGGCCAAAACCAATGACGCTGATCAGCAAATAGCCATCGCGATCGACGAAGGTTCTGACCTGGAAAAATCAATCAAGCAAGATCTGATTGCGGACGGCCAATGGCATTACTACGAGTGGCAGCTTGATGACAACAGCAACTGGGAAAATTTTGTTGGCAATGGTGAAATCGATAATGCTACTTTTTCGATCGATTCAATCCTTCTCTATGGCGAGCAGAATAGCACGGTCTACCTGGATCATCTCGCTCATGATACTGATGAATCCATGGTCATCCCAGAACCTGCAACCATTACCTTTCTTTCACTGGCCGCGATTACTTTTCTCCGTCGCAGCCAAAAATAG
- a CDS encoding tetratricopeptide repeat protein → MNDWFDAEQHAERAHRFAEAGQWEQAYDALNLALSQNPHKPEWHYGLGLTLDAMERYEEAIVSYQRAVDLDAQDIGARMCVAVNHIRIGKPHRAIKLLEEIEALQPGTEATYCQRIAAYTQLGDHEKAEEMFYLARQIEEECPICYDFLAQSLSYRSEFKRAIWCWQQTLRLDPSYPSVRGNLARIHMRMGNQERARRLFLRQLRVEPGDLDTLLQLAYLLIDMGYDAEGAEKLRQALELDPALPEAHAELGQLALQRGHVDAAERRFKRAKRLDPQRPGINLGLSIIAHKRGQLDEARRLLIKELDALGQSVEQLLDMTRLFIELDLPEEALDALITLENSTGAYVISDENQLAHAYLYGGIARLKIGDIEMGVAALKHCLQLRPENAQALRNMVLAYIQMRDMTRARAWLRRLKQAAPHADDYAPLAHRLRHLTLLEWWGMFQAKFRKT, encoded by the coding sequence ATGAACGACTGGTTTGATGCTGAACAACATGCGGAAAGAGCTCACCGATTTGCTGAGGCAGGTCAATGGGAGCAGGCTTATGATGCGCTGAATTTAGCGCTGAGTCAGAATCCACACAAACCGGAATGGCACTATGGTTTGGGGCTGACATTGGATGCGATGGAGCGGTACGAGGAGGCAATCGTCAGCTATCAGCGGGCGGTGGATCTGGATGCGCAAGACATCGGTGCACGGATGTGCGTCGCGGTGAACCATATTCGGATTGGAAAACCTCATCGGGCGATCAAACTGTTAGAAGAAATTGAAGCGTTACAACCGGGCACTGAGGCGACATACTGCCAACGCATTGCAGCCTATACACAGTTAGGGGATCACGAAAAAGCGGAAGAGATGTTTTATTTGGCTAGGCAGATCGAGGAGGAATGCCCGATCTGTTATGACTTTCTCGCGCAGTCACTGTCCTATCGTTCGGAATTCAAGCGGGCGATCTGGTGCTGGCAACAAACACTTCGTCTAGATCCATCCTATCCAAGTGTTAGAGGGAATCTGGCTCGGATCCATATGCGTATGGGAAATCAAGAACGAGCGAGGCGGTTGTTTTTAAGACAACTGCGCGTCGAGCCGGGCGATTTGGATACGCTGCTGCAGTTGGCTTATCTGTTGATTGATATGGGCTACGATGCGGAGGGTGCTGAAAAATTGCGACAGGCGCTTGAGCTTGATCCAGCGTTGCCCGAGGCGCATGCGGAGCTTGGGCAATTAGCATTGCAGCGAGGACATGTAGATGCGGCGGAACGGCGGTTCAAAAGAGCGAAGCGGCTAGACCCGCAAAGGCCGGGAATCAATTTGGGGCTGTCGATCATAGCGCACAAGCGTGGGCAACTAGATGAAGCAAGAAGGCTGCTGATCAAGGAATTGGATGCGCTGGGGCAATCGGTTGAGCAGCTGCTGGATATGACGAGATTGTTTATCGAGTTGGATTTGCCTGAGGAGGCGTTGGATGCGTTGATTACGCTGGAAAACAGCACAGGAGCGTATGTCATTAGCGATGAGAATCAACTAGCCCATGCGTATTTATATGGCGGAATTGCTCGGCTAAAGATTGGTGATATTGAGATGGGGGTTGCGGCGTTAAAGCATTGTTTGCAATTGCGGCCTGAGAATGCGCAGGCGCTACGGAATATGGTGTTGGCTTATATTCAGATGCGTGATATGACACGGGCAAGAGCGTGGCTACGCCGACTGAAGCAGGCTGCGCCACATGCTGACGATTACGCTCCGCTGGCTCACCGCCTACGACATCTGACACTGCTCGAATGGTGGGGGATGTTTCAAGCTAAATTCAGAAAGACATAA
- a CDS encoding HEAT repeat domain-containing protein codes for MGLYSHRGRNQQSHHNPVFGVRCRHWLSVTLFSCLLWGCSAAPTGMLPDAILDITPVKSESQAKYIQLSDEKNPTDQRREAADYLLALGSTESISLLNKSIVSNSDPQATDAVLQAIILSPSTPPTSLYDSLRGLLLRAEGNLRFRAAEAISRYNNDDAIRTNIIRLANNDKSQIEHRQAAILVLSRMHSRIAAQALINLTAPEQPDAIRADTYVALALLAGDNTRGQDRAKWLSWWELARTWSKDRWYASLINNTTRQNARQRLELEETTQYLFALGRSSYRNSSESDRPKILAYMLTHLRPVRQLAMELVLERILDRQPFDENLLTALRDRLTDSNANIRQLAALRLNDLLDQPAAKMIANRLQNKQEISQSVINADLLLLTNMPQANAVETALNLLENPALQHTAAGMLAAASEHSLLSETQAAQAAVYVRQMFKHPNGISPQSIRLLGKVGRDNDWNTIAELIDHEDPALRQAAAQAWADSDRSLKILADRVSDLIIQPIVIGAATQRGNDPFTLFELAKYPPEQQQNREAWGRALSAMAGRVSPDTVLTITEGILNIEHVNPEAAVLAESMITASLEAHQQHDQFKSEMMLLRLDRAEIWLKASNVAGAIGDYQYINQNISDLLMPHRSRFYRGFIKTQLQRDAIESAFDIARDLFKLIKLRGIAPTDDPIVNLFTTQAKYYIDAQRYEEAQLILDKLRDLLGDQISPDAALKLNQLDNQLSSP; via the coding sequence ATGGGTCTATATTCGCATCGTGGTCGAAATCAACAGTCTCACCATAACCCTGTTTTTGGGGTTCGCTGTCGCCATTGGCTCTCAGTTACCCTTTTCTCATGCTTGCTTTGGGGCTGTTCTGCCGCCCCCACCGGCATGCTCCCCGATGCCATCCTTGATATCACCCCGGTCAAGTCCGAATCCCAAGCCAAATACATTCAGCTCAGCGATGAAAAAAATCCCACTGATCAGCGACGCGAAGCCGCCGATTATCTTCTAGCGCTCGGCTCCACCGAATCCATCAGCCTGCTCAATAAATCCATCGTTTCAAACAGCGATCCGCAAGCCACCGATGCCGTCCTTCAAGCCATTATCCTTTCCCCATCCACGCCGCCGACCTCGCTATACGACAGCCTGCGAGGTCTGCTTCTCCGCGCCGAAGGCAATCTACGCTTCCGCGCCGCCGAGGCGATCAGCCGATATAACAATGACGACGCCATTCGCACCAACATCATCCGCCTTGCCAACAACGACAAGTCGCAAATTGAGCATCGGCAAGCAGCCATCCTCGTCCTCTCGCGTATGCACTCACGCATCGCAGCCCAAGCGCTCATCAATCTAACCGCTCCCGAGCAGCCTGACGCCATCCGTGCTGATACTTACGTCGCGCTTGCTCTTCTTGCTGGCGACAACACCCGAGGCCAGGACCGCGCCAAATGGCTTAGCTGGTGGGAACTCGCACGTACATGGTCCAAAGACCGCTGGTACGCATCACTCATCAACAACACCACACGTCAAAACGCACGCCAACGTCTCGAACTCGAAGAAACCACCCAATACCTCTTTGCCCTTGGTCGCTCCAGCTACCGCAACTCCAGCGAATCCGATCGCCCTAAAATCCTCGCATACATGCTCACCCATCTTCGTCCGGTTCGGCAACTTGCCATGGAGCTAGTCCTTGAACGTATCCTCGATCGCCAACCCTTTGACGAAAATCTCCTCACCGCCTTGCGTGATCGGCTCACCGATAGCAATGCCAACATCCGTCAGCTCGCTGCGCTCCGTCTTAACGATCTGCTTGATCAACCCGCCGCAAAAATGATTGCCAATAGACTACAAAACAAGCAAGAAATCTCTCAAAGCGTTATCAACGCCGACCTCCTCCTCCTGACCAACATGCCCCAAGCTAATGCGGTTGAGACCGCGCTCAATCTCCTTGAAAACCCAGCACTTCAGCACACCGCTGCCGGTATGCTCGCCGCCGCATCCGAGCATTCTCTCTTAAGTGAAACTCAAGCCGCACAAGCTGCAGTCTACGTTCGCCAAATGTTCAAACATCCCAACGGCATCTCACCTCAGTCTATTCGTCTGTTAGGTAAAGTTGGACGTGACAACGATTGGAACACCATTGCCGAGCTCATCGATCACGAAGACCCCGCATTGCGCCAAGCCGCCGCACAAGCCTGGGCAGACTCTGATCGCTCACTTAAAATATTGGCCGACCGTGTCTCCGATCTCATCATTCAACCGATCGTTATTGGTGCCGCAACTCAACGCGGTAACGATCCTTTCACACTTTTTGAACTTGCCAAATATCCACCCGAACAGCAGCAAAACCGTGAAGCGTGGGGCAGGGCACTATCCGCCATGGCCGGCCGCGTCTCACCTGATACCGTCCTAACGATTACTGAGGGCATCCTCAACATCGAGCACGTCAATCCAGAAGCCGCCGTCCTCGCCGAATCCATGATCACCGCCTCGCTCGAAGCGCACCAGCAACATGATCAATTCAAATCCGAAATGATGTTGTTGCGCCTTGACCGTGCAGAGATTTGGCTCAAGGCCAGTAACGTAGCCGGGGCGATTGGTGACTATCAATACATCAACCAAAACATATCCGATCTCCTCATGCCTCATCGCAGCCGCTTCTACCGTGGCTTCATCAAAACTCAACTCCAGCGTGATGCCATCGAATCTGCTTTCGACATCGCCCGAGATCTCTTCAAGCTCATCAAGCTTCGTGGCATCGCCCCTACCGACGACCCCATCGTCAATCTCTTTACGACCCAAGCTAAATACTACATTGATGCCCAGCGTTACGAAGAAGCCCAGCTCATTCTCGACAAACTCCGCGATCTTCTCGGCGACCAGATTTCTCCAGACGCCGCCCTCAAACTCAATCAACTCGATAATCAGCTCTCCTCGCCCTGA
- a CDS encoding LeuD/DmdB family oxidoreductase small subunit: protein MENIITGKAYVLGDDIDTDQIIPAEFLSYDPSKPEERKYFGMYANVGVPKGQRGLPDGDIPFVPENEFKTEYTILIGGKNFGCGSSREHAPLAIAEAGAKVVIAEFYARIFFRNCVNGGYLLPCESVQRLVEEVKTGDNLEVDLEKAEVRNTTSGKAYALKPLGDVKPIIEAGGVFDYARQSGMLEK, encoded by the coding sequence ATGGAAAACATCATCACCGGCAAAGCATACGTCCTTGGCGATGACATCGATACCGACCAGATCATCCCCGCTGAATTCCTCTCATACGACCCCTCAAAGCCCGAAGAACGCAAGTACTTCGGCATGTACGCAAACGTCGGCGTCCCCAAAGGCCAACGCGGCCTCCCCGATGGCGACATCCCTTTCGTACCCGAAAATGAATTCAAAACCGAATACACCATCCTCATCGGTGGCAAAAACTTCGGCTGCGGCTCATCCCGCGAACACGCACCGCTCGCTATCGCTGAAGCCGGCGCGAAAGTCGTCATCGCTGAATTCTACGCACGTATCTTCTTCCGAAACTGCGTCAACGGCGGATACCTGCTTCCATGCGAATCCGTTCAACGTCTCGTCGAAGAGGTCAAAACCGGCGATAACCTCGAAGTCGACCTCGAGAAAGCTGAAGTACGCAACACCACCTCCGGCAAGGCATACGCCCTGAAACCACTCGGCGACGTCAAGCCCATTATTGAAGCTGGAGGCGTCTTCGACTACGCTCGCCAATCTGGCATGCTCGAAAAATAA
- a CDS encoding thioredoxin family protein, which translates to MDAAFLKSIHDAATDYPTYVATGKPQQQADWTDIYNQIELTDAQKQLLAEFSREMKIIVVSGIWCGDCVQQVPLIEKIAQASDRIDLRYVDRDEVPELRDQITINQGTRVPVVVFLAEDYEQVSWYGDRTLCRYRRLAAQQLGGACPLPGAPVPDEELEESLQCWLNEFERVQLLLRLSGRLRQKHGD; encoded by the coding sequence ATGGATGCAGCATTCCTAAAAAGCATTCACGACGCCGCCACCGACTACCCAACCTATGTCGCCACCGGCAAACCCCAGCAGCAAGCCGACTGGACCGATATCTATAACCAAATCGAACTCACAGATGCTCAAAAGCAGCTTCTTGCCGAGTTCTCTCGTGAAATGAAAATTATTGTCGTCTCAGGTATCTGGTGCGGCGACTGTGTTCAGCAAGTTCCGCTTATCGAGAAAATTGCTCAAGCTTCCGATCGCATCGATCTCCGCTACGTAGACCGCGATGAAGTCCCCGAGCTTCGTGATCAGATCACCATTAACCAAGGCACACGCGTCCCTGTCGTCGTCTTCCTTGCAGAAGATTATGAGCAAGTTAGCTGGTACGGGGACCGCACGCTATGCCGTTATAGACGCCTCGCTGCTCAGCAACTCGGCGGCGCATGCCCACTTCCAGGAGCACCCGTGCCCGATGAAGAACTTGAAGAGTCACTCCAGTGTTGGCTCAACGAATTTGAGCGCGTCCAACTCCTCCTCCGTCTCTCAGGCCGCCTCCGCCAAAAACACGGAGATTAA